One Bombina bombina isolate aBomBom1 chromosome 5, aBomBom1.pri, whole genome shotgun sequence DNA segment encodes these proteins:
- the AQP4 gene encoding aquaporin-4 yields MAACKGVWTQPFWKAVTGEFLAMFIFVFLSLGSTINWSPPEKPQPADIVLIALCFGLSIGTLVQCFGHISGAHINPAVTIAMVCTRKISVAKSVFYIVAQCLGAIAGAGLLYLVTPSDVAGNFGVTKVNEKLSSGHGLLVELIITFQLVFTICASCDPKRNDITGSVALAIGFSVAIGHLFAVNYTGASMNPARSFGPAVIMNRWENHWVYWVGPIVGAVIAGALYEYVYCPNVELKNRLKEVLNMATNQSKGKYSEVDENKSQIESDDLLLKPGIVHIIDEKKEKDPTGEVLSSV; encoded by the exons ATGGCAGCTTGCAAAGGAGTCTGGACACAACCTTTCTGGAAAGCAGTTACAGGAGAATTTCTGGccatgtttatatttgtttttttaagtctTGGTTCTACTATTAACTGGAGTCCCCCTGAAAAGCCTCAGCCAGCAGATATAGTCCTCATCGCTCTATGCTTTGGATTAAGCATTGGTACACTAGTGCAATGCTTTGGACATATAAGTGGAGCTCATATTAACCCAGCTGTAACTATTGCCATGGTTTGCACAAGGAAGATCAGTGTTGCCAAATCAGTTTTTTACATTGTTGCACAGTGCCTGGGTGCCATTGCAGGAGCAGGACTTCTCTACTTGGTCACACCATCAGATGTAGCAGGCAATTTTGGAGTTACCAAG GTGAATGAAAAGCTATCTTCTGGCCACGGACTGCTTGTTGAACTGATTATTACATTTCAATTGGTTTTTACAATATGTGCAAGCTGTGACCCAAAGCGCAATGACATCACAGGATCAGTAGCATTGGCAATTGGCTTTTCTGTTGCAATTGGCCATTTATTTGCT GTCAATTACACAGGAGCCAGCATGAACCCTGCAAGATCTTTTGGACCTGCTGTCATTATGAACAGATGGGAAAATcactgg GTTTATTGGGTTGGACCAATAGTTGGCGCTGTTATCGCAGGAGCTCTATATGAATATGTCTACTGTCCAAATGTTGAGCTAAAGAATCGCCTGAAGGAAGTTTTAAACATGGCGACCAACCAATCAAAAGGCAAATACAGTGAAGTAGATGAAAATAAAAGTCAAATAGAGTCGGATGATCTACTACTGAAGCCAGGAATTGTCCACATTATTgatgaaaagaaagagaaagatccTACTGGTGAAGTATTATCTTCTGTATGA